The window gaccaataagcactttatttattaaccaatcagagccacacattcacagcatatctTTAATTTAATTCTGAAATTATGCCTCAGTGACAGTATCCTGAAATTCCAGGATGGTCTACTTTGAGCTTCCCTCAGCTTCCACAACTCAAGACACAGAAAGGATGATTCCCTGAATAAGAAGAAATCAGAACTAAGCTCTTGGGATACAAAATGAGCTACTTTGACTACTGGCTGCATGGTTAATGTGTTTCCCATCTTCTCTTAGATACTACTATTCCTGTATTTGTAATCCTTGAGATCAATTATACACAAACTATCAGAAATAAGTGTTCATCTCACAGAAGAGAGATCCCGGCTGGTTTctaagtggagacagaaagaggacaCTCAGCTTTGTCAGCAGAAGCCACTCATGTatggaaaaggggctggctaaagaaacccaccctgtccctggagcccagaactagggaaggatggctcagatcagggcagaaagaaacacagtttggctcagtcagatcagagccatctctggcccTGGCCAaatgacttgtgaaaccaaccaatcacagagcaggatagtagttgactccacccccaagacttTCTGAGAAAACTGCCCTACCTAGTCAGTTAGAAAAAAGGccgttctctccaccctggtagaagcagctactctcctggactctaccttcccaaataactctttctcaaaagagttttttggatgtgaagatcttcattcagtGGCATAGAGGTCCTTGCTGAGACGTCCCCCAGTGGACaaaacaagggagagctgaaacagcaaagcaaggaggagctgaacagaagatctttgttGAAACGTCCCTTAGTAGATAGagcgagagcaagagagagagagagagagagagagagagagagagagagagagagagagagagagctaataagtaacttttctccagagcctgaggagattgctacatttctgtaggggtttcccctttcccagagtgaagcaaaagaagcaacatcttagtccagagaagcagagctctgttaggaagcccccttaagtgggggctgagcaaagctcagctgtagaggttctccaggagaggagcaggattgctatatcctgtggggagatCATCCTCCATTACATCAGGTATACCTTGACTTTCCTGAAGAGTCAGGATGCCCTTCCCTgatgaagcagttccaggcctgactctcccaagaagtcagaaaattttcccttccagggttgggctgcttctttgcagttccagccgttagagctgtgctaaacagctccaggtgtccgggacaccttcagggcagagctgttgttctgagcagctcgaggtgtccaggatacctcaccctccagggccgaactgtctccttgcagtttcagccatcagagctgtcttAAGCAGCTCAAAGTGTTGCCTGACTttccaggtagtcaggacacctttccccagagttgttgcaaccaattCACCAACATTTTTGCTGCCAAAACCCAGgacaccaaacccacagagttgcaaaagTCACATTTTGTAATCAGTTTACTAACatttttggtgccaaaacccggGACACCAAATCCACAGAGTTGCAAAATTTGATCAATTTACTAACAACTCCTAtcctctgtctttttaaaaacttcaataACTGTTCATGATATGAGTTTGTATTAGGTGACAACAATGCAGTCTTTATATTGTAATAGACACAGGAAAGTGAATAATACAGACTGTTGAAGAGGAAGCAGTAATAACAAGAGTGCAAGTAAGGATTGTTAGTGTTTTACCAAAAATTTAGTGAAATACACTTAGGAAATTTGTATCCGGTCAGTTTACTTCACAGTAATTTAATGGTTACAACTTTTTCAGAAGACAGATTAGCCTGTCACCTTTTTCACCATCACAAAGATACACTTTCTGATAAAATCAGCATCATTAGTACCACATATTAGAAGCAGACACTATCTCTTACATTAATGCTCAGGctcttggctttttaaaattactgttcttagtctttgataatttcatacaatgtactttcctcttccatttttaaaattttttgcaattaaaaaaataaatatataattacattatttccctgTCTTCTTTTCAAGCTTCCAAtattccttcttcttccccctcaAAGTCATGGtctctttcattattattgttacatacatgtaagtacataaatatgtaaatacaacctgctcagtccattcagtgttatttatatatttatgattttatgattgaccacttggtattggataaccaattagctGGCAGTTCCCTGAGGAAGattaattcttcctctctcagcagtcattagttgttCCTAGTTCTTTGTCAATGAGATTTGCCCTTCCATTGCAGCACATCTTTTGGTATTGTcattgtttgggttttatttcaGCAGCTATATTGTTAAAGTACCATGGGTGTCGCTTCCTTTCATTTCTAGGAGAAATGACCTGACAGCACACTTTCTGGCTTTCCAACATTTAcaatcccctccccccacccacccatatTCACTAACTAAGCCTCGGGCAAAAAGGTTATGTTGTAGATGTGTGCATCTGCACttggtgtgtgtgcttgtacacATGTTGCATCTTTCCAGAAAATGTCTGTTACACAACATAATTGGACACAACATAAAGGGACACAACAGAGCCAATaatttggggagaaaagaatGCATGGTGCTGGCTATTGGAGCAAGGCTTGCAACTGAGGTTGATCAGGTTGAGTGGGCACAACCAAGGACAGAATTCTAATACAGCCATCCCTTTTCTTGTTGACAGTGGCTGCATGGTTCTTCTATGATCTGGCAAGAATATTAgataaaagagaggagaggggtgtCTTGGCTTGTCCTTTTTTACAGCTTGAAGGCCAAAAGGAGAAGATAGTAAAAGTGATAGTCAGCACCCTTTGGGTCAcatctttgattaaaaaaaaaaaaaaaagcaaaagctgaGATCCAATATGTAGGTGCAGGCATAGTAATGGTCAATAAATGAAAGTAGTGTAATCAAGAAATACTCAGCACTCAAAATGGAATTAGGGAagacttttaaaagagaaatgaaagaatcTGTTACAGCCTGGCTGGTGAAACTGTGGGACATCTGAGTAGATAGCATCAGACTGTGGtatagtgggtagccgttccagctttgatctggaagtaccaccctctttgaggcttcagtaactgtcatgcctacaaggtggagccAAGAGAGGACCTCTGAAGACCTGAGATTTGGATGGgcgagctctcttggttcctggatcctggacgctggaggtagaccaagcagagttctccagagaacaccactggactgtactacacctttcccagaccctgtaacctatcccttcacttgtaagttaccccacaaaataaacctgccttttaactatgtggagttgccataatatttaaaccaatattggcgcccaacgtgggggacctggagagaaaaactccagctacactgtggaagcagaaaaacaaagcaatacaaCTACTCATCATTCCTTAAGGCAAAGGCTTCATAAGCAGATACAATTTCCATGAGGGAAATCATCCTTGATGGACTGGCTTATTAGAGTCATTAAAACAGAAATACCTGGTCACATTAACTGAGGTGCTCATAAATACCAGGAGCTAGAGGACCATAGAGTGACAGGTACTACTGAGGAACCCAGGAACAACAAAAGCTGTGTTTAAACCACAGTTCATTGGGAACATAAATAGAACTATGTTCACAGAGGACTTAAAGAAACGATTAATTCTTCAGAGATCTGGAGACTTGTATACAGCTTTAGTGGCTTTGATGAGCCCTTTGTTTGAGCCAGATCATTATAAGATAAAAAGGCTGTGACAGAACTAATTAATTTAGGCCAACATGTAAATAATGTCCACAAAGTGAGAGAGCTACCTAAAAGACAGTACAAATGTAGTGCAGAGGAAAAATTATGTCTAGTTACTCAAAGACAGAtgtagcaagatttgttttgagTCAGATTTCTGGACCTCCAAATCTATGTTGTGTAAGAAACTCCAAAGATAAATGCCCAAACTACCAGctgaaattgaaaaaagaaaagaaataatcctGCACATCCTACCAGAGGATATTGTACTCAAAGTAGAAATAGATAGACTAACCTCAGAAAGTGGACAACTAATCATTGAGTAAATAATATATATCTTTAAATGAACAGTGGAATAAATCCAAGAGGAAGGCAGTCCTAAGAAGAAAAGTTACACTAAGACTCTTAATTGAATGtcttaaataaataatctaaTGATGCACTTCAAAGCTGGAGAAAAGAAGCCAAACCAAAATGCAGAAGTTGACACGAAGTATAAACAATatatactaaaaataataaaaatgaggacTGAAATTCATGAACTAGATAGACTTGAAGAACAGTAtactaaacaaaaaaaaccagatatCTCATAAGATAGACAAGAGACTCTAACTCCCAGTGAAGCAACCAGAGATAGATAGGGGGTGATagtggaggaggggggagaatggagggaaaaaggtaggaaggaaggaaggaaggaaggaaggaaggaaggaaggaaggaaggaaggaagacagatcTAAATTAATGGAAGACAAAAGGGAGTTGTTACAACAGACTCCAATGGAATACAGAAAACCATCACAGAAGCCTTTGAAAACTTATTTTCCAAAAAATTTAGAAAGgttagaagaaatgaatacacTTCAAATATATACAACTGAGTGAACATAAAGCCAGAAGATATAAACATCCTAAACAGTCCTATAGCAATAAATATACTGAAGCAATAACTAAAAGTCTAACCGCAAAGTAAAATCCAGGACCAGATAGACTTACTGCAAAATTCAACCAAGCTTTAAAGATTGAATGACACTATTCAAATTctttcataaaatagaaacagaagaaactacCAAGAAGAATAGAAAGGAAACTACCAAGGAACCACCAAGCTAATTCTACGGAGCTGGTATAACCATAACAAAATTAgaaagatacacatacacatgcacccacaccaTAGCATATCACTATCCATAATGAATGTTTAGATACTCCCTTTCCCCcacaaaccaaaaccccaaacctaAAAACTTCTCAAAGAATTTCACACTTAGATTATAAATCACAACTAATAGGGTTTTATCTCCTAAGGTTGgctcaacatatgtaaatcaacaCATAATGTAGCATATTAATAGACataaagacagaaatcacatgagCACTTCAAGAGATGAAGAAAAGGTACCTGATGAACTGCAAAACACATTGAGGAAGAAACTCGGAATAGATGGAACATctctcaatataataaaggcaatggaTGACAAGTGGATGGCCAACCTTTAGTAAGTAGaggaaaaacaatgaaaacagtcCCGGGAAAATCTGATATGAGACAAGGGTTAACTATCTGTATTCTTACTGAATAATGTGCTCTATTGTTAACTAGAGAATTAAGACAATATAGAGAGCAAAAGGACAAAAATGTGATCTGAAGttaaactattcttatatctagATGGCAtgattctttatttaaaagactTCATATACACCACCAAAAACATATGAAACTGATACTTTCAGTAAAATAGTAGCTTACAAACTCAGCATACAAAAGTCATTAGCCTTTATATACACCAATAACAGACTCTTTGAGAAATTAGGGAGAAATGCCCATTCATAATGGGAGATgaataagaagaggaagaggaggaaatgaggaagaaggggaaaataTTTACTGGGGTAACATTAACCAACGTGGTGAAAGACTACAAGCTCTCAGTATGTGGTTTTGGCAAGCTTGGAACTACTATtagcaaaaatttaaaatactgaaaacagtTTCCAAAGGAAGATATTAGATGATAGAAAGAAACCACATGTTCATGGACTGGCAAAGCTCACACTCTCAGACTGACAAGACTGATAAAAGCTATCTACACAGTCAATGCTATCCAGGgcaaaattccaatgacattcaTCATAGAAccagaacaaacaacaacaacaacaacaaaaagcaactcATTTGGGAACACAAAAGACCACAGACAACATAgtttatacagaaaaaaagaatagtcAGATGTATCACATTACTTGACCTGAAGCTATACAACAAGTGAAAAGGACTGCAAGATActcatacaaaaacaaacaaaacaacaaaaacaaaacaagacaaaaatccaTCCATACAGACAAATATAATGTAAAGTGAGATATAGACTTAAACCAATCTGGTAACAAAAATGTCAAAACCATGTCGTGTAACAGAGTCTTTTCAACAATTAGAGGGGCAAAACTAGATGTGCAGCCACAAAAGGATAAAACTAGATCTGTCTATTTCATCCTATAGAAAAATCAGTTTGGACTTGAGAAAATCACTGAATATTAAAAATCCAAAAaagtgccaggcagtgatggcagtctacaatctcagcacttgggaggcagaggcaggcagatatccgtgagttagaagccagcctcaTCTATACAGCGAGTTTtaggagagccaggactacacagagaaaccctgtctcaaaatacaaaaactaaaacaaaaaaaatgcaaaaaaatattattaacaCTAATACCACATTTGCATCAACATGAATACCACATGTGCTATCAAAAGtctgcagaaaaaagaaaaacatcatagTAAGTACATTTTTACTGTTACATCATCTGTGGAGTGTGTGTAAGCAAAGAAATGGTTTTTGGAAAAGAATGAGGTTAATTGTCAGACTGGGACAAAAAGGAAATAGGGAAACAGGAGCAAAAGATAATGGTGTATAGCATTAAATAACAAACTCACACTTTTCTTTGGCTTGcagcattatttttttctcttgctgcGAAAAAAGACTCTTACGTGAGTAATGTCTGGAGAAACAGTTTAATATTGCTCATTGTACACAGGCAATgcttttattagttacttttctgctgtgattaaacaccatgaccaaggcaacttatagaggaATGACTTGACTTGACTTTATGGTACAGAAGGGGTCAAAGTCTGGGACAGAGGGAGAAGATGGCAGCAAGCTGCAtggtggctgaagcaggaagctgagcattCCCGTCCTCAatggcagcaggaagcagagagcaaactggaTGCAGAGGGAGCTTTTTATTCTCAAAGTTCACCTCCAGTGACCTACTCCTAACCTCCCCAAATAGGGCCACCAACTCAGGGAACAAATGTTCAAATGCCTAAGACTAcagggaacatttctcattcaaaccatgacaCTGTGAATCATGGTGAGAACGGGCAGCAGCACCTGAAGCAGCTGCTCATGTCtcaacagtcaggaagcaaaggaagacAGATGGTTGTTCTCAGTTCGTTTTCTCCTTTTATACAATCCAGGATCCTAGTTCAAAACAGACGGTTCTTACCATAATCAACAGGTCTGACCACAACCCCAAAAGCAAACACTCCAAACTCTGCCAGAATCAGGGATGAATGAGTTAAAAAGGATTTTCCAAATTCTTTACACTTGTAAAGTTTCTCTCCAGAATAAATACTCTCTTAGACAAAGTTCAAGGTACCACACAATACCTTGTCACATACTTCACACTTGAAGGGATTCTCTTGAGAATGAGCCCTTTGATGTTTCTTAAAGTTTGAAGTACAGTAAAACATTTTGCCACTTTCTTCATATCTGTAAGGTTTCTCTACAGTAGGAAGTACCTCGTGTTTAATAAAGACTTAAAGATTAATAAAGGTAAGGTTTCTCTTCAGAATGAATTTTTTGGTGTTGTTCAAAGCCTGAAGTACAGTAAAGTTTTGACACATTATTTACATTTgtggggtttctctccagtgtgaatttACTGGTGTTAGCTAAGTCTTCAGCAAGTATAAAATACTTCGCCACATTCTTcccatttgtaaggtttctcttcATTATGGAGTAATTTGTGCAGAGTAAGGTATGAATGAGTAGAAAAAGCTtttccacattcttcacacttgtagggtttctctccactatgaatTCTCTGGTGTTTAGAACGTCCTGATCGAGTACAAAAGACCTTCCCACACACTTCACACTTGTAGGGATTTTGAgaatgaattctctgatgttcCTTAAGTAGTGAAGGGTAGCTATATGATTTCCCACATTCttcacatttgtagggtttctctccagaatgaccAAGTCTGTGCCTCATAAGGTATGAATGAGTAgaaaaggcttttccacattccTCACAATTGTAGAGTTTCACTTCAGCATGAATTCTTTGGTGTTTAGAAAGTTCTGAGCGAGTTCTAAACATACTGCCACATATTTCACAACTGTATGGTTTCACTCCagaatgaattctttgatgttcCTTAAGGATTGAAGGATAACAAAATGTtttgccacattcttcacatttGTATGGTTTCTCTCTAGAATGGCCTAATTTGTGTCGAATGAGGTATGAATGAGTAgaaaaggcttttccacattccTCACAGCTGTAGAGTTTCACCTCAGCATGAATTCTCTGGTGCTTGGAAAGGTCTGAGCTAGTTCTAAACATGCTACCACATActtcacacttgtagggtttcACTCCAGAATGGATAATTTGATGCCCCTTCAGGTTTGAACGATAGTAAAACGTTTTACCACATTCTTCACACtggtagggtttctctccagtatgaattctttggtGTTGGTGAAAGTATGTAGATCTACGGAATGctttgccacattcttcacaacggtatggtttctctccagaatgaattctttgatgttgcTTTAGGGTTGAGGGGTaggaaaaggctttaccacattcttcaCACCTGTAAGGATTTTCTGCagaatgaattctttgatgttgcTTAAGGAATGAAGGTAAATAAAATGCTTTGCCACACTCTTCACACTTGCAGAGATTCTCTGCAGAATGAGTTCTTTGATGTTGCTTAAGTAATGAAGGGAAATAAAACGCTTTTGCACATTCCTCACACTTGTAGGGCTTTTCTCCAGAATGAATTTTCTTGTGTATGTAAAGTGCTGAGCGAGTACTGAAGGCCTTGCCACATTCctcacacttgtagggtttctctcctgtatgaattctctggtgTATAGAAAGTGCTGAGTGAGCACTAAAGACCTtcccacattcttcacacttgtagggtttctccACAGGATGAATTCTCTGGTGTTGAATAAGGAGTGAGTTCCAATCAAAGGCCTTGTCAAATTCTTGACATTTATAGGGTGTTCCCCCTAGTGAGTAAAAGTTGAGATATGAATAAAATCTGAGCAACATTCCTTATATTTATAGTGCTTACCTTTAATACGGACACTGTTACTCATACTTATAATTTTATAGACAAATGAGAAACTACATTTCCATACCTATATTCACTGTAGTGAAATTCAGAAAACATTGTAGATGGAAACAATATAAACTTCTATTGAAAgatgaagacaaaaataatatagaaaacatTGAAGCCATTATCCAAAGTTAAATGGCTAAGGAAGTTGTAGCATCAAAAGTAATAAAGATTTCTTAAGGGCATTATGCTAAGAGACATAAGCCCACTAGACAAATTGTTTGATTAGACACAAAAAGTGTATTATCTATATTGggtacttttctgttactgtgaaaaaaataccatgactaaggcaaatTTACAGAACAATATGAGTGCATCATGGAGGACCATATGAAAGCAAATAGCAGGCAGGATGGCTGGAGTACAACTGCGGCTCATACTGTGCCCAAACCATGAAGCACAAGAACAAACTAGCAGTAGAGGGAGGATTCTAACATAACTCCCAGTTATGTACCACATCCAGCAAGGCTAGGGACCAAGGATTCAGAGACAGGAATCCATGGGAAGACATTATCATTCAACTACAGCAGCCAAACTTGAATATCTGGATGTTAATTTTGATTGTCTTAAATTAAATGAATGTAGAAACACACCGTTTTTAATGTTAAGAATAGAGTTTTAGTTTTGGATGTTTGAAAAGATTTGTTTCCTAACAAGTTAACCACCTATAATACTGTGAAATAATAGATTTCAAGAGAAGACAGTATTTTATGTTAacttttcataaaaagaaaataaattcctgAAAGATACAGACTTATGAAAAACTTCAAAGTTTGTGTATAAATGACAGACTCTTGATAAAGGCAACATTACTGTCAATGAGTAAACCATAAAGCTAGCCTACTTGTACTCATTCATGAGATAAaacaattgaaaaacaaaatatccaggaCATAAAAACATGGGACTCATATTTACCCATGAAGTGGCAATATATAGTCCTGATGTTCACAGAACTAATGctcatatatttattaaaaaaaattatattgtcCTGAATTGCTTAGCATTGAACATTCGACTCACAGAAATATATAAGTTGCATGTGAAGAAATAATTTAAGGAACTCAGAGTACAAAATAGTAACACAGAAAATAGAACtgcaaaataagaaaaagattAGTGAGTCCACAAAATTCTGAAGACCCACTGATGGTCATCAAAAAATATGCTTCTAGGTATGTAGTTTTTAATTTAGGATGTTATACCCACAAAGGGAGTGCATTTTAAATGACACAGCATAtgtcatacaaaaaaaaaatcactagaatACAGCATAGTCATTCATAGCTTGGTGAGAAATTTGTAATTAACAAGATTCACAAGACATGGAAGAAATTCATGTCTAAAGTTACTGCACTTACAGTTCTTTAGAAATATGTGGGAATTTTCACAGGGGTAGAAAACAGTAAGAAGACAGTTACAATATAAACTCAGCACAATTAAGAACTCTGACTCACTGTAAATATAGGCAGAGCTCACTGGAGGGTAAGAACAAAGCTTAGAGACTTAAACCAACACATCCATCTGGCAGATGTCCTTCTGTGACAGcaaaagacagagaaggagagccTTAAACAAATGACTCTACCAGAATACTCTGTCTCGATGCTCAAGATAAAGCCCGGCTTTTCGTTGGATCTCTGACCCCCACTCTGTCCACTCTCCCCTCATTCCTACACACCTGGGTGCACGGCAGCTGCTGTTTGTCTTTTCACATCTGAAGGCCCTTGTCTTTGTTCCAGAAATGTGACCAGGTATGGCTTACAGGAAGCAAGACCTGTTGTGGGAGAGGGGGAACATCATTGTTAGTGTTTTCTATTGGGAATTAGCATCCTATTCCATTATTAAGCTTATAAGAAAAGACTAAAGAATTGTAGAAAATTATTTCACTAAATGTTTCCTGAGAAACACATAGAATATGTAGGAGTAATTTATAATCTGAAGATCCTTAGTTTCATTTACAAAGTAAACATGAAAGCTTTAACATGTGTGCTCCATGCCTCATACTACTGAGTTTATAGAATTATAACCAGAATGaaggaaatgtattaaaaaacaaaaacaatcaaataatcaaaatgccacattaaaaaaacaagaagaaatacaataaaatatttcttagcaTATCAGCAATCTCCCTAATTTTCCCATAGAAGCAGGTATACAAAAGTCACTGCTGGAAGGCACAAATTCCCATGGGATGTTCTACAAAGGGTGAAAGTTACATGTTGGGGGGGAAATAAGAGTTCACCACAGCAGTGATCCTCACCCAAGAATACAAGGTTGCtgtaattctccaacatcacatcccTGTATAAATTCCACTGAGCAAGGTCCAGGCATTCCCATTCCTCTGCAGAGAAATCAATGGCCACATCCCTGAATGACAGCATttcctgaaataaaaacaaataattaactATACATATTAAATTAAAACCATAATAATAACATAAACACCAGCATCTTGTGTTTGTGAATACAATTCTAAGTTTTGTTCAGGATAAGAGAAAAGCTAGAAGTGCTTCAGACATAGATAAGtaactgctgtggaacaatctttttgtacactgtgaagatttatcacttggattggtttactaaaaagttgaatggctgatagctaggcaggattttgggggcaggacttctgggaagaagggaggagtcttaGGAGTCTCGAGCCAAACCtggaagaagcaacatgggaagttcatagatgaggtaaacgagtCTTAGGAcagcatatagatgaatagaaatgagttaatttaagttgtaagagctgactagagacaagcctaagctactggcCTAGCATTTATAATGAATAGTAAGTCTCAGTCTGGTTATTTTGGAGCAGCTGCTGggttacagagaaactctgtctacaaGTAACATCCTAAGACACTTCTGATATGGTCATATGATCTCATCCTTGGTCTCACAAGGGTCACCCTTAATCCATCTCAAGCAAAGAGAATGCAGAGATCCTAATATCTCATATGGACATTTGACTTACAACACGTATAAACATTTCTCACAGGAAAAAGTCATGGTGAGGGAGAACGTACTTATCAACCTTTAATATGCACAATCATGAATGTGAAATGCAATGAAAGTGTAGATTCTGATATAGAAACTCAGGTAGAGGTATGGGTTACTGAATTTGTACAGAGTTCAACAGTGATGCTAATGCCAGTACACCAAGAAATGagatagagaagcagaacagtagGATGAACTCACAGACAAAAGGGAATCACAAGTATTTCAAAAAAGTACAAATTACTAAGTGTAGTAATAACATTGAAGACTTAAAATACACTAGACAACACTCTAATTTTTCTCACCTCCATTTTCCTcttgtttatgttttcctttttcagagAGCTATTTGTGCATTTGCTGTAATCCTACAGCAGGCCTTGAGCTCATGATACCTATGCCTTGGTATCCAGAGGTCAAGAATTATAATTTGTGATGCTATtgctattttctcttattttaataCTTTCTAcactttagtgttttttttcttatcacaTAGAATTCTTAAAATGATCTATGAGAGCAGTGATAACATTTTTCCTATgattaaatatcaaaaatatgaaaaatgttcattttaattttgtaatgtgTTACAAGGGTACTTTGCATAAGTGTTCATACCAGTTTCATATGCTCATCTATCTGTTCAAacactttttttctgtttacaaTGTACAAAATCTTGCTTTCCAAGCATCTGAAATATACACTATATTAGGGTTACCTACAGCCACCACTCTGGGCCACAATTCCATAAGCTTCTTCTTCCTATCTAACTTCACCAGAGCGTTCATTCATCAGTGTCTCCTCAGGCCTCTCACCCTCCTGAGCCTGACCCACATAAGTGTGTGACAGAGCAATCATGAATTTTTGTATTTAGTCAACACGTTTTGCAATGACTAGGAGTGTAGAACTGGAACCCTTAAAAAGACATGAGAGACCAAATGCCATATCTTTATTAGAAACACAGACTGTAAATTTATTTAAACTGCTACTTCGAATATCAATGACAGATGCTCATTCTGTATGACAGATGTCTCAGTatgact is drawn from Peromyscus eremicus chromosome 11, PerEre_H2_v1, whole genome shotgun sequence and contains these coding sequences:
- the LOC131921935 gene encoding zinc finger protein 58-like translates to MEEMLSFRDVAIDFSAEEWECLDLAQWNLYRDVMLENYSNLVFLGLASCKPYLVTFLEQRQGPSDVKRQTAAAVHPGGTPYKCQEFDKAFDWNSLLIQHQRIHPVEKPYKCEECGKVFSAHSALSIHQRIHTGEKPYKCEECGKAFSTRSALYIHKKIHSGEKPYKCEECAKAFYFPSLLKQHQRTHSAENLCKCEECGKAFYLPSFLKQHQRIHSAENPYRCEECGKAFSYPSTLKQHQRIHSGEKPYRCEECGKAFRRSTYFHQHQRIHTGEKPYQCEECGKTFYYRSNLKGHQIIHSGVKPYKCEVCGSMFRTSSDLSKHQRIHAEVKLYSCEECGKAFSTHSYLIRHKLGHSREKPYKCEECGKTFCYPSILKEHQRIHSGVKPYSCEICGSMFRTRSELSKHQRIHAEVKLYNCEECGKAFSTHSYLMRHRLGHSGEKPYKCEECGKSYSYPSLLKEHQRIHSQNPYKCEVCGKVFCTRSGRSKHQRIHSGEKPYKCEECGKAFSTHSYLTLHKLLHNEEKPYKWEECGEVFYTC